A window of the Sardina pilchardus chromosome 21, fSarPil1.1, whole genome shotgun sequence genome harbors these coding sequences:
- the zgc:152968 gene encoding RNA exonuclease 1 homolog — protein sequence MFPSTSLLSEFECPLYQRGRCNRPFCKYQHGDHSDNGNVSPIITRGVERHHETSCETLSTQEDNGACLLELEKIKKQIESVKCEVEQQQRKLSHYKTRKNDQYRMCTSVSKSKNKIAANDSSAKKYVLEKSRPLTDLEYDPCSNFSSGLLSSTLSDCSGKPCKDKEISLEQCKTKDNQSKNQETKISHHSDDSDDGTLVIDVPCLEEDPQGINGVAQTVSTETKPTESLSKETHEAKQCIALSSGLSTHKNLQTNEQCVKELLKSPAEISEDAKTRNGTAMHCFDRSRESASSIWQESDADLPATRERTEMNHVNSRSHHEESEKSPNIENVLDDLSACLDDLRNQSETIGCTSDLELVPKMIGNGFDVTNQNEHLGFCSLQQEIQVQIDSLERELRRPNKIPHFPLHPTAPQSHIQHTVVPKESLLLSDHQTTTSVFAPTKNTRSSGQDVDCFTGSYWTSVRNVKNETCTSKLPAPSFMTAQHLDGGQSTVQSMRCQDALMTASNLNRFQMLKKPISEPSVGYVHQAPAVLHTPASTTVPRIREKEETFEIVPSSEEEELNYSDLDLSESDPMEECYKIFMEANKDGDSGIQDASPVQAGKPAEADLKLKMDNGQKKRMAHTPRFEAATTKPKPQVLIPLRGETSLMTSAPVRRPQPPQQQQFVHRQPSVVTTAIRSIQGPGPSSGHISKYAQFTSHPSLPQNACVNIIPVGTTVQLPPSMHFILPQGHYMPVTVPMPVTVLSPPVVMPRAVHLTPAKSVPVKRKAKEKSEVGVKVPHNIRQRYVNLFVEEFLKTSATVPEAFEKALVEEKSVYERSINRLKYLSVAVNALKRLRSQNSLPSKGGTENVAKESKGNIALKACALHGAGDCALHESLKEHILSDDTLRKNSYPSQHPGRPGYAMQYGERKKTMADALKRICCRCGSTFSVSQTGKHTRTEECTYHYGKVVENRVPGGVESRYSCCEATAGTSGCQVFKLHVHDACSLSGFVSTMPASSSGRCCPGVYAIDCEMCYTTQGLELARVTVVNSSLQVIYDTFVQPESEVIDYNTRFSGVTEKDVRATSVHLTDVQNTLLKFITSDTILIGHELENDLCAIKLLHGVVVDTSVVFPHRLGPPHKLELHHLTADYLRRIIQESVDGHDTGENATACMELMLWRVKEDAKVKRW from the exons ATGTTTCCTTCTACTTCACTCCTTTCTGAATTTGAATGTCCTCTTTATCAACGCGGTCGTTGTAATCGACCCTTTTGCAAGTACCAACATGGAGACCATTCAGATAATGGGAATGTTTCTCCCATAATCACGCGAG GAGTTGAGAGGCACCATGAGACTTCTTGTGAAACCTTAAGCACCCAAGAAGATAATGGCGCTTGCTTACTGGaacttgaaaagataaaaaaacaaattgaATCAGTCAAATGTGAGGTTGAGCAACAACAGAGAAAGCTGTCTCATTACAAGACTAGAAAAAATGACCAATACAGAATGTGCACATCTGTGTccaaaagtaaaaataaaattgCAGCAAATGACTCAAGTGCCAAAAAATATGTATTGGAGAAATCTAGGCCACTTACTGATTTGGAATATGACCCTTGTTCAAATTTTTCATCTGGCTTGTTGTCAAGCACTTTATCAGATTGTAGTGGCAAACCGTGTAAAGACAAAGAGATTTCACTGGAGCAATGCAAGACAAAGGATAATCAAAGTAAGAACCAAGAGACAAAAATATCTCATCATTCTGATGACTCAGATGATGGAACACTTGTGATTGATGTCCCATGTTTGGAGGAGGATCCACAAGGTATCAACGGAGTTGCACAAACTGTGTCCACTGAAACTAAACCCACAGAATCTCTCTCAAAGGAAACCCATGAGGCCAAACAATGTATAGCTCTCTCTAGTGGACTGTCCACACATAAAAACCTGCAGACAAATGAACAATGTGTGAAAGAACTACTAAAATCACCCGCGGAAATTTCAGAAGATGCAAAGACCAGAAATGGAACTGCAATGCATTGCTTtgacagaagcagagagagtgCGTCTTCAATTTGGCAAGAATCGGATGCTGATCTGCCTGCCactagagagagaacagaaatgaACCACGTTAATTCACGTTCTCATCACGAAGAAAGTGAAAAAAGTCCTAATATTGAGAATGTTCTAGATGACCTTTCTGCTTGTCTTGACGATCTGAGGAATCAGAGTGAAACAATTGGCTGTACAAGTGACCTGGAACTAGTTCCGAAAATGATTGGAAATGGCTTTGATGTCACTAATCAAAATGAACACCTGGGATTCTGTAGTCTCCAGCAAGAGATACAGGTACAAATTGACAGCCTAGAAAGGGAACTGAGGAGGCCCAACAAAATTCCCCATTTTCCTCTTCACCCCACTGCACCCCAAAGTCATATCCAACACACTGTGGTACCTAAAGAAAGCCTGCTACTTTCTGACCACCAAACCACCACTTCCGTATTTGCTCCAACAAAAAACACCAGGAGTAGCGGTCAGGATGTTGACTGTTTCACAGGTTCGTACTGGACCTCAGTGCGAAATGTTAAAAATGAGACATGTACTTCTAAACTCCCTGCACCTTCATTCATGACTGCACAGCACTTGGATGGGGGGCAGAGTACTGTACAGTCTATGAGATGTCAAGATGCATTGATGACCGCATCAAACCTCAATCGGTTTCAGATGCTAAAGAAGCCAATCAGTGAACCAAGTGTCGGGTATGTCCATCAAGCCCCTGCTGTCCTTCATACACCAGCATCAACCACAGTGCCCCGAATAAGGGAAAAAGAGGAGACCTTTGAAATCGTGCCAAgttctgaggaggaggagctcaaTTACTCCGACCTGGATTTGTCTGAAAGTGACCCGATGGAAGAGTGCTACAAGATTTTTATGGAGGCAAATAAAGATGGTGATTCCGGCATCCAGGATGCTTCCCCT GTGCAAGCAGGTAAACCTGCAGAGGCTGACCTGAAACTGAAAATGGATAATGGACAGAAGAAAAGAATGGCCCATACTCCAAGATTTG AGGCGGCCACTACTAAACCCAAACCACAGGTGCTCATCCCCCTCCGAGGTGAAACCTCTCTGATGACCTCAGCACCTGTGAGAAGGCCTCagccgccgcagcagcagcagtttgtCCATCGGCAGCCGTCTGTGGTAACCACGGCGATCAGGAGCATCCAGGGACCGGGCCCCTCCAGCGGGCATATCAGCAAATACGCCCAGTTCACTTCACACCCCAGCCTTCCACAAAATG CATGTGTTAACATCATACCAGTCGGAACCACCGTCCAGCTGCCTCCCAGCATGCACTTCATCCTCCCCCAGGGGCACTATATGCCTGTAACTGTGCCTATGCCTGTGACTGTGTTGTCCCCCCCCGTAGTGATGCCACGGGCTGTACACCTCACACCCGCTAAA TCGGTGCCAGTCAAACGCAAAGCAAAAGAGAAAAGTGAAGTCGGGGTTAAGGTCCCACACAATATAAGGCAGCGGTATGTCAACCTGTTTGTTGAAGAGTTCCTGAAAACCTCCGCCACTGTGCCTGAAGCTTTTGAAAAG GCTTTAGTTGAGGAGAAGTCGGTGTATGAACGCAGCATCAACCGACTGAAGTATCTGAGTGTAGCTGTGAATGCCCTCAAGAGACTGAGGAGCCAAAACAGTCTTCCCTCCAAAG GTGGAACAGAGAATGTGGCAAAAGAATCCAAGGGCAACATAGCACTCAAAGCTTGTGCGCTTCATGGAGCAG GAGATTGTGCTCTTCATGAGAGTCTGAAGGAGCACATCCTGTCTGATGACACGCTAAGGAAAAACAGCTACCCTTCTCAACACCCTGGCCGCCCTGGCTATGCTATGCAGTATGGCGAGAGGAAGAAGACCATGGCTGACG CGTTGAAAAGAATCTGCTGCCGTTGTGGATCAACCTTTTCCGTCAGCCAAACAGGAAAGCACACTCGGACAGAGGAGTGCACCTACCACTATGGAAAAGTTGTTGAAAACAggg TGCCGGGCGGCGTGGAGTCCCGATACAGCTGCTGTGAGGCCACGGCGGGGACCTCCGGGTGCCAAGTGTTCAAG CTTCATGTCCACGACGCCTGCAGCCTGTCTGGCTTCGTTAGCACCATGCCGGCAAGCTCGTCTGGCCGGTGCTGTCCAGGGGTCTATGCAATAGACTGCGAGATG TGTTACACAACGCAGGGTCTGGAGCTGGCCAGAGTGACTGTGGTCAATTCCAGCCTGCAGGTCATCTACGACACCTTTGTCCAGCCAGAGAGTGAGGTCATTGATTACAACACCAG atTCTCTGGTGTCACTGAGAAGGATGTGAGGGCCACCAGTGTCCATCTGACGGATGTGCAGAACACACTTCTGAAATTCATCACTTCAGACACCATCCTGATTGGCCACGAGCTGGAGAATGACCTCTGTGCCATCAAA CTCCTTCATGGTGTCGTCGTGGACACCTCTGTGGTGTTCCCTCACCGGCTGGGGCCTCCACACAAGCTGGAGTTGCACCACCTCACTGCTGACTACCTCAGAAGGATCATCCAGGAAAGTG TGGACGGCCATGATACAGGTGAGAATGCGACCGCGTGCATGGAGCTGATGCTCTGGAGGGTCAAGGAAGATGCCAAGGTGAAGAGGTGGTGA